In one window of Helianthus annuus cultivar XRQ/B chromosome 17, HanXRQr2.0-SUNRISE, whole genome shotgun sequence DNA:
- the LOC110914648 gene encoding uncharacterized protein LOC110914648, with the protein MTALRQMSSEKREDLITGKKPKEKGKERDNQNDDGLDQPYLPRDLAEVSKFTRRIAEAPMPPKTKLPPNFDRYDGTRDPEDHLHAFRGAGQLGRWPMPVWCHMFVQTLTEGARLWFDGLPPGGGGGVDSYEELSQKFLRNFGQQRKVVKNPNEILHIRQRDNERIDQYMERFVKESMNIKDVPEVMKISSFINGLKHAQLCEKLGEEFSHLFDNLMDRVRAFVRGKDTVSKAKETDVTPRRVTPAAKPPDKGTPYSRKPTFDRMLHDRARPSYSPYRPRGRGPPPYSDNFTPLTKTPSEILATERVKNSFPRPPPIKPGPKAQPNEYCDFHKGFGHKTDDCMYLKREIEAAVKTGRLAHLVKEIKEGGGDRKGKDAREPGRADVDMIRRRNEFDTTRSVKARILGSPNRMKAPILMPHLEENEVQRLPLNISAIIAGHKVSRIHVDGGSSVKVIYEHCFLRFDRDVRVGLKKTPSH; encoded by the coding sequence ATGACTGCCCTTAGACAAATGTCTTCAGAAAAAAGGGAAGACCTCATCACAGGAAAGAAGCCAAAGGAAAAGGGAAAGGAAAGGGATAACCAAAATGATGATGGCCTGGATCAACCCTATCTGCCACGGGACTTAGCTGAGGTCTCAAAGTTCACACGGAGGATTGCAGAAGCACCGATGCCCCCCAAGACAAAGCTACCCCCAAACTTTGACCGCTATGACGGGACAAGAGACCCTGAAGATCACCTCCATGCCTTCAGGGGAGCGGGACAACTTGGGCGATGGCCCATGCCTGTATGGTGCCACATGTTTGTACAAACTTTGACGGAGGGAGCCCGACTCTGGTTTGACGGCCTCCcccccggggggggggggggggtcgacaGTTATGAGGAACTAAGCCAGAAATTCCTCAGGAACTTTGGTCAGCAAAGAAAAGTGGTCAAAAATCCAAACGAGATCCTACACATAAGGCAGAGGGATAACGAGCGAATCGACCAGTATATGGAGAGGTTTGTCAAGGAGAGCATGAACATCAAGGATGTCCCGGAGGTCATGAAGATCAGCAGTTTCATAAACGGGCTAAAGCATGCACAACTGTGTGAGAAGCTGGGGGAGGAGTTCTCCCACTTGTTTGATAACCTCATGGACAGGGTCAGAGCCTTTGTCAGAGGAAAAGACACAGTTAGCAAAGCCAAGGAGACGGACGTCACACCTCGAAGGGTCACCCCAGCTGCAAAGCCTCCTGACAAAGGTACACCTTACTCCAGAAAACCCACTTTTGATAGAATGTTGCACGACAGAGCAAGGCCTTCATACTCCCCATATAGACCCCGGGGGAGAGGTCCCCCTCCTTACTCTGATAATTTCACCCCTCTTACCAAAACCCCCAGCGAGATACTGGCCACTGAGAGGGTAAAGAACTCCTTCCCAAGGCCACCACCCATAAAACCTGGGCCAAAGGCACAACCAAACGAGTATTGTGACTTCCACAAAGGCTTTGGGCATAAAACTGATGACTGCATGTATTTGAAGAGAGAGATAGAGGCTGCAGTGAAAACGGGAAGGCTGGCCCACTTGGTTAAGGAAATCAAGGAGGGAGGAGGGGATCGCAAGGGAAAAGATGCAAGGGAGCCTGGGAGGGCAGATGTGGATATGATTAGAAGGAGGAATGAATTCGATACCACCCGGAGTGTAAAGGCCAGAATCCTAGGCTCCCCGAACCGCATGAAAGCTCCCATCCTCATGCCACACTTAGAGGAAAATGAGGTACAACGACTTCCCCTCAACATCTCAGCCATAATAGCTGGTCACAAGGTATCCCGAATACACGTGGACGGAGGGTCTAGTGTCAAGGTAATATATGAGCATTGTTTCCTCAGATTTGATAGAGACGTAAGAGTCGGCTTGAAGAAGACTCCATCCCATTAG